The window TACTCAAAAGAGGGCAAAAATTCCAATTTGTGATACAGAGCAGATATAGTGACTTAAAAAGTGAAACGACCGATCACCTCATTCATTTTGAAACCACCTATTACTTCAATTTGTAAATTATCAGTGATCCTAGCATCTCTCCCAAAATTAAATCGACTTGTGGAAAACTTTCCTGATTGTCCTCTTGTTTGGAAAATCAAAGCTGTAATTTTGCAGTATCCTCAGGGTGTTAAACAAATTTTGGTGAACCTAACAAGTATGACAATACCGGGTGAAGCAAGCTTGTAAAGCCAGGCCTCATCCCGACTTTAGTCGGGACCTCGTATGCCGTTTAACGGCATTCAGGATAACAGTGGAAGGCTGATCAGGTACGCAGCCCAAATCCTGTAATAATCGGGGTTCACGCAATTTCTTTAATGCTCTGAGGTTTTTTAGTTAGAAGTTTGAAGTCAGAAGTTTGAAGTAGGCTTTCTGAATATACCCATCTTACAACTATATTTCACTTCCTATTTCTATCATTTATATTACAATTCTTCTCCACTCATCAAAGATGATTAACCATCCTTAACAATTTCCTTACTTTTTAATTTGGTTAATGATATATTCATAAAAAAATAAAAAATAAGATGAAGAAATATATACTCTCTTTAGTACTATTTGCTATATGCTTTTTTGCTTACAGTCAAGTACCTCAAGAAATCGATGCCAGGCATTATGACATTATAGAGGCTGTCTCAGCAGAAAGAATTGAAAGTGACATTAGAACACTCGCTGGTTTCGGTACTCGAAATACTTTTTCAGATACCGTATCCAATACACGAGGAATTGGTGCAGCTCGGAGATGGGTGAAAGCTGAATTTGATAAAATTTCAGAAGAATGTGGGGGATGCCTAGAGGTATTCTACCAAAAGGATTACGTTACCAAAGAAGGCAATAGCCGAGTTCCCAAAGACGCTTGGGTAGTGAATGTTGTAGCCATCCAAAAAGGTACTGATTATCCTAACAACCATGTATTAATGTCAGGTGATATTGATTCCAGAGCAAGTAATACTATGGACTATGAAACGGATGCTCCTGGCGCAAATGATAATGCTTCTGGAATGGCCGGAACTATAGAAGCAGCCCGAGTGCTCTCTAAATATAAATTTAAAAATAGCATTGTATACGTTGGTCTGTCAGGTGAAGAGCAAGGCTTATTTGGTGGATCTGGTTTAGCGGAATACGCCAAAGAAAATGAATGGAATATCATTGGTATCTTAAACAATGATATGATTGGTAATATTGAGGGTGTTGATGGAGTTATTGATAACAGGACCTTCAGAATATTCTCAGAGCCTGTACCTCAAACAGAAACGGAGAGACAAAGAACCTTAAGAAGGTATTACGGTGGAGAGGTTGATGGAATTTCAAGACAATTAGCTCGCTATGTTCACAAGCAAACTCAAACTTATATGCCAGAAATGAATCCAATGATGATCTACCGTTTGGATCGTTTTGGAAGAGGTGGTCACCACAGACCATTTAATGATTTAGGTTTTGCAGGCATAAGAATCATGGAAGCACATGAAAATTACAACAGACAGCATCAGGACATCAGAGTAGAAGATGGAATTGAATATGGGGATGTAGTAGAAGGCGTTAATTTTAAGTACGCTAAAAAGTTAACTGCAGTAAATGCCATTTCCTTAGCTGGTTTAGCATGGGCACCTCCTGCACCACAGAATGTTGGAATTGGTGGAGTTGTAGAACCCTCTGCAAAATTAGCCTGGGATGCAACAGATGACGACAATATTGTAGGCTATAAAATTTATTGGAGACTTACTACCTCCCCTACCTGGGATAACTTCAGATATGTTGGTAAAGTAAACGAGTATACTTTAGAGGGAATCGTAATTGACAATTTCTATTTTGGAGTTGCTGCTGTAGATAAAAATGGAAATGAATCAGTAGTGGTATTCCCTGAGCGAGTTATTAGATAATCATTAGTTATCACATGAAAACATTAAAGGCTTACCTAACAGTAAGCCTTTTTTATTGAATATAACCCATGTTTTATCTATGAAATAATTGAATTTACCAATATTACCTACATCTGTTAACGATATCCTGTTTTCATTCGTTAGTTGAGTATCACCAAAATTAATGATGATGAAAAAATTAGGTTTTAGTATTTTACTATTGTTAATGATGTTAAGTACAACATCATATTCACAGGTTAATAATTATAATATAAACCTGGTAGAATTTAATAGCATAAGTGTTAATTCGGCTTACACTGTGTATGTAAAACAATCCAACAAAGAAGAAATAAAAATTAAAGCAGAAAAAGAAATTTATGAAATATCAGAATTCATAGTAAAAGAGGGTGTTCTGCATATTAATATAAAGAAGGATGAATCCAAGGCTAGCAAAAGTATTTGGCAGAAAATTGATAACATAAAACTACTCCCCACATTAAAGGTATATGTTTCGATTAAAGACGTGAAATCCTTATCTGTAAATGGCAATGGTAAATTGATTACTGAAAATTCGATTGCGGCAGACGATTTAAAAGTATTAGTTGCAGGACCTGGATCAATGGATATTGATATTAAAAGCAAAAATTTAAGTGCGAAGCTTGCTGGTTCTGGAAATCTCGAAATTTCGGGCTATTCTAACAGCTTATCGGTTGAGAATAGTGGTTCTGGAAATATTAATGCTTATAATTTTGAAGTTAAAACTGCCAAATCATCACTCTATGGTTCAGGATCTATAGAAATTAATGTATCTGAAAGTTTGGATGCTAAAATTTATGGCAGCGGTCATACATTCGTGAAAGGAGCAACAAAAGAAATTAAATCTCAGGAATATGGAGAAGGTGAGGTAGAAAGAAAAAACTAATTCAAGATGTAATCAATAATTTAATAGTTCCGCTTTTAGAGTTATTATTTGTAACATAAAATGTATAAACAGGGTATAATATAAATATAACATCAACCTATTTTTTAAATTAAACTGTTAATCAATATGTCAACTATAAAAGAAAAAACATTAAGAGAGCTTCAAACAAAAGTTCACGATCTTGAAGATTTTATTGCTAAAAACGGTATAGGTTCAAGCTATTTATCGCGAGCTGAAAAAATTCAAAGAAACTTGAATATTGGATTGTTTGTAGGCAGTGTTGCTCTAGTTGGTGGAATTATTGCCTACCAAATTCTCAAATCGGAAGATGAAGAATAAGTAAATAAAGTGTAAAATCTTATAAACCTAGTATTATTTATTAATGCTAGGTTTTTTTATTCCACAACATTTCAGATTTAAACTGGATCATCCATCATAATTATTTTTAATGATATATATAACTTATTTTTATACAATGTATATTTACTATAAACATTAATTTATCATTTTTTTGGTCACCTTTGTTAACTAGGCATATGTTTAATTAGAAAAAATGACTTCTAATTAGCATAAAAACAAAGGATATGAATCAACAGTTAATCGCATTTCTCGCGTATTTATCTCCCTCACTTTTTGTAATAACAGCACTCACTTCCTGGTACCAAGCGGGTTTAAGACCTACAGCAGTAAAAAAACTAGGGATGATCTCATCTTTTTTTGGCATCTTAAGTTCTTTAATTCTTGCTTATGCGGTTTATCAACAAGACTTAATAGAAATCAGCACCTTTTCCATTTATGGTTTAGGGTTAAGCATACGCTTAGATACTGTAAGTATATTAATGTTCAGCATGATTGCCATCTTGAGCTTTGTAATCATGCGATACAGCTTAAACTACCTTGATGGTGACCAAAGACAAGGCACATTTCTAGGAAGATTAGCTGCAACCATAGTATCAGTACAATTTTTAGTTTTATCAGGTAATCTTGCCGTTTTATTAGCTTCATGGATTTTGACCAGCTTATGCTTACATAGATTATTAGTATTCTATAAAAAGAGACCTGGGGCAATTATAGCGGCAAAAAAGAAATCAATAGTCGCCCGATTAGCAGATATTTCTTTATTAATAGGCTTTGTATTATTATATCAAATATTCGGTACGGGAAACTTAGAAATTATATTCCAAAATGTAAGAGAAGGAATATCACCATTATTGGCAACTGCAACAATATTTATAGCATTAGCAGCTTTATTAAAATCAGCTCAGTTTCCAACTCATGGCTGGTTATTAGAAGTGATGGAAACCCCCACTCCCGTTTCATCCTTATTGCACGCAGGATTATTAAACGCAGGACCATTTTTGATAATCCGTTTAGCATTCATTATGGAAGCAACAAGTACCGCTTCTACTTTATTAATTATAGTAGGAGCTTTTACAGCGATTTATGGGTCAGTAGTATATTTAACTCAAACTTCAATCAAAACTGCACTTGGGTATTCCAGCATTGCACATATGGGCTTTAGTTTGATGGTTTGCGGCTTAGGCGTATATCCTGCAGCAATGCTTCATTTAATTGCACACTCATTTTATAAAGCACATTCATTTTTATCATCCGGTTCAGTTATTGATTTAATAAGAGCCGCGAAAGTAACAGGTGCGAAAAGAATAGGAAATCCTTTTAAAATCATCTTAGGAATTCTTTTAGCCATTGCTATGTATTCAGGATTCGCCTATTTATGGGGCGTAGATATTCAAAATGAATTTCAATTATTCGTAATAGGAGGCATTATTGTCTTAGGATTATCGCGATTATTTAGTTTTGCGCTTGATTCAAATGCGAGCATTAAATTATGGTTTCAAGCTTTAGTATTATCAGGAGTCGTTGCTCTTGCATTTTTTAGTCTTGAATCAATATTTCACTTCTTTTTAATGGGTAATGTACCTGAATTAACAATACCCTCTCTATCAGAAGTCATTTTGATGTCCACTGTTTTAACTTTATTTAGTTTAGTGGTATTTATACAGATATTCTCTCCTATTCTAAATCAAAAATCTTCTTTTCAAGCATTGGCGGTCCACATTAGAAATGGATTATATATAAATGTAGTTTTTGATAGAATAGTTAGAGCACATTACCATAAAGAGGATTCCAATTCAAGAATAGTTTTAGAAGAAGCAGAAATCGGGAAATACATTCTTGACTCAAAAGAAAATAACAATGAAGAGCAAGAAGAAAGGCTTGCGTAAACTCTGATAAAAAGCAATTACAACCATAGGTTTTAAAAAAAAAGACATGGCTAATTTTTCACCGGATCAGTTAAGCAAAGAACAAGTAAAATTATTAGAGGTTATTAGAGCTGCTTGTAAAAAAATAGCTCCCGTATGGCCGCTAGAAAGATTTGTGGCGGTTAATCCTTATCTGGGTTTTACTCACAGAACATTTGAAAATGTTGCTCAAGAATTAGCTATTGCTGGTGATATTCAAATGACGCTCCCAAGCAGTTTTTATAAAGAAAAGCTAGAAATAGGTGAAATCAGCCTTGAAGATATTGAGCAGGTTTTAAAGCAGAAAAATAAAAATATTTCCGCTTCCAGCTTCTTAAACAGGCTTCAGGAGGATCAATATGAAATCCCTTCTGCTCCCACTGTTAATAAATTAGCTTCTGTTATTACTGATAAAGATTGGAGTAGATTTATGGTGGACAGAATTTCCAGCTGGGCTAGTACATATTTTGATAATGGACAAGCCTCTTGGAATACCGCCAATCGTGATTTAAATGTATTCGCCTCATGGAAATTGGAGTCTGGAATTGATAAAAGTCCTGAATTAAGCGGTTTAAAACACTTCAGAAAAAACGTTAAAAGCCTTCCCGATAACCCAGTTAAAGTAATTGAATATGCACTTAATGTATTGGACATTCCCAAAGAAGGAATTGACCTATATCTACACAGTGTTTTACTAACAGTTGGTGGCTGGTCTGCCTATGCAGCCAGAATTGACTGGGATAATGAATTATACGGAGGGACTGATGGTGTATTAATTGAGTTTCTAGCCGTTTTAGTGAGCTATGAATTATGTCTAAAAAAAAGCATTAATAATGCAAAATTGGAGGATGCCTGGAATGAAGCTTTAAAATTCTACCATCTTATTAATACAGAAAGTGAACTAGACCTTCATATCAATGATAAATTGATTTTACAGGAGGCCTTTGATGTTGCTCATCAAAGAAAATTAATCGACAAATTTGAAAAACACGAAAAGCTAAATGCTAAAAAAGAGCGGGCACTAGCTCAAGCTGTTTTTTGTATAGATGTTCGTTCTGAAGTCTTCAGAAGAAATTTAGAGGCCGCAAATTCAAAAATAGAAACCATAGGTTTTGCTGGTTTCTTTGCATTCCCAATAAAATATAAGCCTATAGGTCATCAGGATGGAGAGGCACAATGCCCTGTTCTTTTACAAACCGGCCCTACGATTAAAGAAGAATTAAAGGATAAAGAGCAACATCAAAAAACATTAGAAAATAGAAAGCTAAAAAGACAGATTCACCAGATGTGGAAGTATTTCAAATCTGGGGCCGTTACTTGTTTTAGTTATGTAAGCCCAATGGGTTTATCTTATCTTCCAAAACTTATTACCGACTCATTTGGAATCACAAGACCTGTCCCGCATCCAGATGAAGTAGGTTTATCGAAATCTTCTATACAAAATAAGCGAGTAAGCTTGGTAGCAAAATCTGAAAATGGTGAGGATTTTGGTATTCCAATAAAAGACCAGATAGACATGGCAAAAAATGCACTTTCCGCTATGTCTTTATCGGAGGATTTCGGAAAGTTTGTTCTTATCACAGGACATGGTGCCAGCATGGTAAACAATCCGCATGCAACGGGCTATGATTGTGGCGCATGTGGTGGGCACAGTGGAGAATCAAATGCTAAAGTTGCAGCAGCAGTTCTAAACAATAAGGAAGTTCGAGAAGGATTAAATGAACAGGGGATCCAAATTCCTTTTGACACCACATTTTTAGCTTGTTTGCATGATACTACCACAGATGAGGTTAGCATTTTTAATGAGTATGATGTACCGCAATCACAGGCTGGCTTAATAAAAGAAGTAAAGAATGCCTTAAATAAAGCCGGAGAAGCAACTCGAATTGAAAGAGCTGTTCGCTTTGCAGATCATAATTCCAAAGACCCTGACAATTCAATTTTTTATAGAAGTAAGGATTGGGCACAATTACGTCCTGAATGGGGATTAGCAGGCTGCTCGGCCTTTGTAGTAGCCCCGCGAACGCATACCACAGGTCTTGACTTAGAAGGTAAATCTTTCCTACACTCTTATGACTGGAAAAAGGATAAAAACTTTTCCATTCTAGAGTTAATTATGACCGCCCCTATGGTAGTCACTAGTTGGATTAACCTCCAGTATTATGGTTCCACAGTGGATAACCTACATTTTGGCTCTGGAAACAAAACCTTGCATAATGTAACGGCTGGCGTTGGTGTTTTTGAAGGCTATGGCGGTGATTTAAGAGTAGGTTTACCCATGCAATCCATTCATGATGGTGAAAACTTTCAGCATGAACCGCTTCGACTTAATGTTGTTATTGAAGCCCCCATTTTGGCCATCAATAACATATTGGAAAAACATGAATCGGTTAGAGATTTAGTAGATAATGGCTGGATCAAGTTACTCGCCATGAATGAGGGCAAAATCACCCATAGCTATAATGGTGCTCTTAACTGGGAAAAAATCGATAAAGCAGCTGCTTAAAAACTTTAGAAACGGTATTTTAATAAGTATCCTGAATAATCTGATAATTTGGATTTTCATTAAACCAAGCTCTTAATTCAGTTAAAGCAGTTTCATAATCCTCCACCATTAAGGAGCCTAATGCATCTATGTGACACGGTACATTTCCCAGAAGTTGCAACCAAGTATCCCTTTAAGGGGAAAGGGTTTTATAGCTTATATGGTAAGATTGTGTTAGACTTTAACTATCCCATGCTAGAGGTAAGTTATATGCAAAAGCAAGGGTGGTTAAACCCAGCCTATTCAGAAGCCCAACCCATGATGTCATGAGATTCGAATGGCTAAATTGTATCAAAAAGAGATTATCCTGAAAAGTACAGGCATAAAAAAAGCCTGATAGTTTTAAAGCTATCAGGCTTATAATAAAAGTTGGCAACGACTTACTCTCCCACCTTTTACGGCAGTACCATCAGCGCTGGTGGGCTTAACTTCTCTGTTCGGAATGGGAAGAGGTGTACCCCACCGCTATAGTCACCATAAACTCTTGAATGGGTTTATGATCATCTATCCCGATTGATCGGGACGGTAGTATCAGTAATTTCTTTAGTATTCCTCTCTTTTGAAGAATAGTTAACATGTTTTAGTGAAAGAGCACTAAAGTAAACATAAGACTGTTGAACGGAAAGCTACGGATAATTAGTACTGCTCGGCTATGACATTACTGCCTTTACACCTGCAGCCTATCAACCCCATCATCTATAGGGTTCCTTTAAAGAAGTCTCATCTTGAGGCGAGTTTCGCGCTTAGATGCTTTCAGCGCTTATCTCTTCCAAACATAGCTACCCAGCAATGCACCTGGCGGCACAACTGGTACACCAGCGGTTTGTCCAATCCGGTCCTCTCGTACTAAGATCAGGTCCTCTCAAACTTCTAGCGCCCACAACAGATAGAGACCGAACTGTCTCACGACGTTCTGAACCCAGCTCGCGTGCCACTTTAATGGGCGAACAGCCCAACCCTTGGGACCTTCTCCAGCCCCAGGATGTGACGAGCCGACATCGAGGTGCCAAACCTCCCCGTCGATGTGAGCTCTTGGGGGAGATCAGCCTGTTATCCCCAGAGTACCTTTTATCCTTTGAGCGATGGCCCTTCCATGCGGAACCACCGGATCACTATATCCGTCTTTCGACCCTGATCGACTTGTAGGTCTCACAGTCAAGCTCCCTTATGCTATTGCGCTCTGCGCACGGTTACCAAGCGTGCTGAGGGAACCTTTGAAAGCCTCCGTTACTCTTTTGGAGGCGACCACCCCAGTCAAACTACCCACCACACAATGTCTCCGCCAGATGGCGGATTAGGCATCAGATAAAATAAGGGTGGTATTTCAACAACGACTCCACCATGCCTGGCGACACAGCTTCGAAGTCTCCCACCTATCCTACACATATTTTACCCAATGTCAATGTGAAGCTATAGTAAAGGTTCATGGGGTCTTTTCGTCCCGTTGCGGGTAAGCGGCATCTTCACCGCTACTACAATTTCACCGAGCTCGTGGCCGAGACAGTGCCCAGATCGTTACACCATTCGTGCAGGTCGGAACTTACCCGACAAGGAATTTCGCTACCTTAGGACCGTTATAGTTACGGCCGCCGTTTACTGGGGCTTCA is drawn from Marivirga arenosa and contains these coding sequences:
- a CDS encoding proton-conducting transporter transmembrane domain-containing protein, with the translated sequence MNQQLIAFLAYLSPSLFVITALTSWYQAGLRPTAVKKLGMISSFFGILSSLILAYAVYQQDLIEISTFSIYGLGLSIRLDTVSILMFSMIAILSFVIMRYSLNYLDGDQRQGTFLGRLAATIVSVQFLVLSGNLAVLLASWILTSLCLHRLLVFYKKRPGAIIAAKKKSIVARLADISLLIGFVLLYQIFGTGNLEIIFQNVREGISPLLATATIFIALAALLKSAQFPTHGWLLEVMETPTPVSSLLHAGLLNAGPFLIIRLAFIMEATSTASTLLIIVGAFTAIYGSVVYLTQTSIKTALGYSSIAHMGFSLMVCGLGVYPAAMLHLIAHSFYKAHSFLSSGSVIDLIRAAKVTGAKRIGNPFKIILGILLAIAMYSGFAYLWGVDIQNEFQLFVIGGIIVLGLSRLFSFALDSNASIKLWFQALVLSGVVALAFFSLESIFHFFLMGNVPELTIPSLSEVILMSTVLTLFSLVVFIQIFSPILNQKSSFQALAVHIRNGLYINVVFDRIVRAHYHKEDSNSRIVLEEAEIGKYILDSKENNNEEQEERLA
- a CDS encoding M28 family peptidase; this translates as MKKYILSLVLFAICFFAYSQVPQEIDARHYDIIEAVSAERIESDIRTLAGFGTRNTFSDTVSNTRGIGAARRWVKAEFDKISEECGGCLEVFYQKDYVTKEGNSRVPKDAWVVNVVAIQKGTDYPNNHVLMSGDIDSRASNTMDYETDAPGANDNASGMAGTIEAARVLSKYKFKNSIVYVGLSGEEQGLFGGSGLAEYAKENEWNIIGILNNDMIGNIEGVDGVIDNRTFRIFSEPVPQTETERQRTLRRYYGGEVDGISRQLARYVHKQTQTYMPEMNPMMIYRLDRFGRGGHHRPFNDLGFAGIRIMEAHENYNRQHQDIRVEDGIEYGDVVEGVNFKYAKKLTAVNAISLAGLAWAPPAPQNVGIGGVVEPSAKLAWDATDDDNIVGYKIYWRLTTSPTWDNFRYVGKVNEYTLEGIVIDNFYFGVAAVDKNGNESVVVFPERVIR
- a CDS encoding head GIN domain-containing protein, coding for MMMKKLGFSILLLLMMLSTTSYSQVNNYNINLVEFNSISVNSAYTVYVKQSNKEEIKIKAEKEIYEISEFIVKEGVLHINIKKDESKASKSIWQKIDNIKLLPTLKVYVSIKDVKSLSVNGNGKLITENSIAADDLKVLVAGPGSMDIDIKSKNLSAKLAGSGNLEISGYSNSLSVENSGSGNINAYNFEVKTAKSSLYGSGSIEINVSESLDAKIYGSGHTFVKGATKEIKSQEYGEGEVERKN
- a CDS encoding YbcC family protein gives rise to the protein MANFSPDQLSKEQVKLLEVIRAACKKIAPVWPLERFVAVNPYLGFTHRTFENVAQELAIAGDIQMTLPSSFYKEKLEIGEISLEDIEQVLKQKNKNISASSFLNRLQEDQYEIPSAPTVNKLASVITDKDWSRFMVDRISSWASTYFDNGQASWNTANRDLNVFASWKLESGIDKSPELSGLKHFRKNVKSLPDNPVKVIEYALNVLDIPKEGIDLYLHSVLLTVGGWSAYAARIDWDNELYGGTDGVLIEFLAVLVSYELCLKKSINNAKLEDAWNEALKFYHLINTESELDLHINDKLILQEAFDVAHQRKLIDKFEKHEKLNAKKERALAQAVFCIDVRSEVFRRNLEAANSKIETIGFAGFFAFPIKYKPIGHQDGEAQCPVLLQTGPTIKEELKDKEQHQKTLENRKLKRQIHQMWKYFKSGAVTCFSYVSPMGLSYLPKLITDSFGITRPVPHPDEVGLSKSSIQNKRVSLVAKSENGEDFGIPIKDQIDMAKNALSAMSLSEDFGKFVLITGHGASMVNNPHATGYDCGACGGHSGESNAKVAAAVLNNKEVREGLNEQGIQIPFDTTFLACLHDTTTDEVSIFNEYDVPQSQAGLIKEVKNALNKAGEATRIERAVRFADHNSKDPDNSIFYRSKDWAQLRPEWGLAGCSAFVVAPRTHTTGLDLEGKSFLHSYDWKKDKNFSILELIMTAPMVVTSWINLQYYGSTVDNLHFGSGNKTLHNVTAGVGVFEGYGGDLRVGLPMQSIHDGENFQHEPLRLNVVIEAPILAINNILEKHESVRDLVDNGWIKLLAMNEGKITHSYNGALNWEKIDKAAA